In Streptomyces sp. NBC_01381, the sequence TCCGCGCCGCGTCCGTGAACCCCGTCGACTGGAAGTGCCGCGAGGGCCACCTCGACGCCATCATCGACCCCGTCTTCCCGGTGATCCCCGGCTGGGACGTCGCGGGCGTGGTGGTGCAGCCGGGCGCGTCCGTGCCGGAGTTCTCCGTGGGGGACGAGGTCATCGGATACGTACGCGAGGACTTCCTCTCCCGCGGCACCTTCGCCGAGTACGTCGCCGCCCCCGTGCGCACCCTCGCCCGCAAGCCGCGCAATCTGACCTTCGAGGAGGCGTCGGGCCTGCCGCTCGCCGGGCTCACCGCCTACCAGGTGATCACCAAGGCGCTCGCCGTGACGGAGGGCGACGTGGTGCTCGTGCACGCGGCGGCCGGCGGCGTCGGCTCGCTCGCCGTCCAGCTCGCCCGGCACGCGGGCGCCCGTGTCATCGGCACCGCGAGCGAGTCCAACCACGACTTCCTGCGCGAACTCGGCGCGGAACCGGTCACCTACGGAGAGGGCCTGGCCGAGCGGGTGCGGGCGCTGGCGGCGGAGGGGGTGGACGCCGCCTTCGACACGGTCGGCGGTGACGCCCTCAAGGTGTCCGCCGAGGTCCTCGCGCCGGGCGGCCGCCTCGCCTCGATCTCGGACCCCGCGGTGATCGGCCTGGGCGGCGACTACTGCTGGGTGCGCCCCGACGCCGACGACC encodes:
- a CDS encoding NADP-dependent oxidoreductase — encoded protein: MKAISYRQYGGPEVLEYGDVRDPKVGPDSVLVKVRAASVNPVDWKCREGHLDAIIDPVFPVIPGWDVAGVVVQPGASVPEFSVGDEVIGYVREDFLSRGTFAEYVAAPVRTLARKPRNLTFEEASGLPLAGLTAYQVITKALAVTEGDVVLVHAAAGGVGSLAVQLARHAGARVIGTASESNHDFLRELGAEPVTYGEGLAERVRALAAEGVDAAFDTVGGDALKVSAEVLAPGGRLASISDPAVIGLGGDYCWVRPDADDLQRLAQLAEQDVVTVHVSETFPLERAADAHRLSAEGRTRGKIVVTVDWTD